The following DNA comes from Cucumis sativus cultivar 9930 chromosome 7, Cucumber_9930_V3, whole genome shotgun sequence.
gtagtgtttataaacttatttGATATACATTCTCCAGtgtagtttaaaatataagtcattttgaaaagaaattaaagtgttTGACAACCACTCAAAATAGTtgatgaaatatattttaaatcgaTTTTATCGAGagagatttattttttgaaaaattaatttttcataggCAACTCAAATGAGCctttaatcttcaaaattaaatggttATGAAGTATGGTATGAAACTTGGAGATTAAAATGATTAGATGGAGGTTTAAGAATAGGAAATCTGAAACTTAACGTAAAACAAGATGACCAGAGCATAGCAAAATTAGAACTTATTACAACATTGTCCTAAACCGATACTTCGATCAGGATCAAAAACCCTACCCTAAAAAACGTTTGAGTAATTATACCATCAACTTCTCGATCACTAACACGTATATACTATTATATGCTAATTGAGCAAGGTTTATATTTTGACTCTCACACGTTGgagaactaaaaaaacaaaaaaaaacaaactcataGAACTGTTATGATCATTTGAGTATAATGAATAATTTTAACCCACCATGTATGCCTTAATTAGTCACATGAAGATCTTATTTAATATCTTGACGATCCATGACCTAAGGCATCAGCACATGGGGCTCATTCTCTAATTAAAACAtgtcaatataaataaaatgggttttttaagaataataaattaaaaaaaaaacaaaaaacaaaaaacaaaaactatctACTATTGGTgtcaaaaaaatcaaatgacaaaGACTCGTTGCtcttaatttgtaaaatttttgtcaattctatcatttttcacaatttctctaatattaataagaaaaactatcTTTTTGgaatctaaattttagatctactttttatttggtatttaaaatttaaaaatagttcatTTCAAACAGTTATAAACAGTTACAATTTCTTATCAAATTTGagatttcttttcaaaatttaaactttaacatCTCTTTTTCACccataaaaattaatcaatcatcattaattttaataatattaattaatttgaaagaatcaaaagaataataattagttaACACATACCTTCCCGggctttttttttcacaaatagCAAAATGACCCActtctttataaatatagcaaaaacagagtttttaaattttataaataatagacatGGATAGGCATTTAAGTCTATCAATAGTTATCCttaatagaatccaaaattttactacgttttttaaatattttaatttattttattattttttaaaaattaattagtaaagTTAACCCAAAGAAATACttagtataaaataaatgtttaattgttaaattgttttataaataaaaaaataaagattaatatattttataaatatagcaaaatttgagaattttagTATTAGGTCTAAAAAATTCACGTGGGGAATTCGGTCCCCGTAAAATTCGTAGAGAATTTCGTGAGGATTTTGAATGAAATGGGACAGTGCAGAGGGAATGGAGAAAGCATCCTCAACCCCACCCCGCCCGTGGACATCCCACTATgatcaacatcaacatcaaGTATCATGAAGCTTGAGAGTGCAagaattttagtttaaccCCAAATTACCAGGCAAAAAATCATCACACGAATGTTACAAAATCACAACTACACTACACCCTATCATAACAAGAAAAGTAGAGATCACAACATGCTCAACATATATATCATCACCTATTCCACATGAATCATGATCTTCCATCCCCAAATTCTTATATTCACAACAATTGATAGAACGAACAATTAATCAGAAAATGTTAAGAGCAGGACTTACTGGTAATCTCCGTAACCTGATCGGGCGTTAGGCGAGCAGAGAATCCACTAGCAGCATTCTTATAACTATACACAAGAGCCTCCCTAGCAGCTTCTTCActgcaaataaaaaaattaaacaaaaattcatcGCCAATTTCAACGTTGACCAGATACAGAACACAAAGAATAAGACGGACCTGCCAAGAACCGAAACTAGGGTTCGGATATGATAGGCTTCAGGTTCTTCGTTGTGAGGCCGCTCGGTGTAAACGATATGCACAGCCGGTGAATCGAAGCTGGATACAAGGGGAATGGAAGCGGATTGGGAGGACATTGCTGTAGAAGAGAGATGGAAATTCAGAGAaattgagaagagaaaaaggagagaaatatTCAAATTGGCCATTAGAAGTTTGGAATGATATAATATAGGAGGTAAAGGAGAGAATTAGAAATGTGTGTATTGGATTTGAAACCTGAAtggttgaagaagatgaatgcttaagggagaagaaaggttTCTGTTGTCTCGCGTCAAAGGCcgccttctctctctctctctctctttttcttgttctatGAAATTGAGATTGCAATCTCTATGAccgatgaaaatatttatttatatttcttcctgttagaaaagataatattaaaactaCAAAACTTGAATGTGAAGCatgaatataatattataattaattaaggaggAATGTTatatagaataaaaatgatagtCTCAAAATTGAGGTGGAGGGAATGTTATATGGAAAGAATTAGTGACCGATGTGTAACAAGAAATCAATACAGGAACTAAAGATTAAATAACATAAGTCATGAATTACTTCTAATGGGATTAATTAGaatattataaactatttaaaaagaaaaagagctttcaaattaattaggaaGAAAGTGTAACTTTTTATTCTTCACctattcaataataataataataacaatagaaGTAATGGAAGTTAAGTTTAggaatttttttcaaaaatataacaagcaGTACAATATTTACACGGTCCCAGGGCCACAAtcgaaaataccaaaaatacgTTAGTCAACATACAATTAATCGACAACAGGCACACGTGAGTAATCTTCTCGCGATTAATCGACAACAGGCACACATGAGTAAATGAATGATCTTTTAAGCGCTCGTGTATTATACAGTTTAAATGAATAATctatgatcgtttagatcatgaTACATGATTGTGTAGTTCATTtttaacaatgaaaaaaatatttcaaatttaaatgactgTGTTGGCCATGAAAAACGATCATGTTGATTATGGTACGGGATCCGGTAGTCCAATGTAAATGATcgttaaaaacttcaaatctaacaATCGTGTTGGCAATAGTGAATAATCGTGTTGACCATGCTCAATGATCATATTGATTATGGTAAGCGATCATTTAaatcatgatacacgatcgtgtaattcttttttaacgatgaaaaaaatgtttcaaatttaaacgatcatggTGATGATTTAAAGcaatatttaaacgatcttgaaattattgaatatgattaaggaagatgaaaaagacTATTGAATCAATTGTGAAATAGCTTCAAAGAATGTTGTCGAAAATGATAAAGATGAAATAGAAGAtttaaacagaaaaataaattgtttaaaaatagatgaaaGAAAATCTGGAACATGAGTtttaatcttgagtgtattatgaattCATGTTCACGAGGGATTGtcttttgatttgtacgggtgaaAGTGGTCAAATTACcgactcaatatgcttatcattttggggacaagaccgagTAGGGAGCTGAGAACATAATCatacaagatgaaattcattcttttatgactttagggtaagtagatgagtgttccgttaaatggtgtctccatgacttgaacaaagggtcctaccctctctatggcacgagaTGGTTTTCTGTTTATCATTTGGATcataaacaggttgttcattagaggagcattGATATTTGAGGACTAGAAGTAACCTAGGGGTAAAACGATAATTTGACCCAactggtgttacgaacactcgtgaatgactaacttactgttattcGTCAATATATgtggacacataaatatatctatagtgaaaATAGTTCAACTctgagtctttagtggagtgtacacacagttaacgaatattgattaatgtggttaaaaagtttagccaattaatctcatatcgttgtagcttctgacatgtaggtccattaggtctcCTTTCTAGCTTGTAAatggtaatgagatttatttatattggttgtaatttgaaatgttcaaatttactttgggaaTTGGTATAATGTAgagtgatacattataatataaagtttatattgtaatcaaactttattatataaatttaattttggatatgattcaaaattaatttatgagagataaaatatttgaatgagttcaaataataatttaatgtgaattggattcatattaaattattgtttttcttcaccACTCtcacaccaaaaaaaaaaaaaaaaactctcccttccaaatttaatatctCTCTAAAAAATCTCTATCCCAGTTCCTTCTTcaattgggtcccacaacccaaTTCTTCATCCAGAGAATAGTAAGTGtctactagtggtggtctttACGATTTCGTGAGAGGTATAAAGGTTCATATTCGAATAGCTATAAAGgtataatatttcctaaaccttaattcttttagtttagGATTGCATGTTAAATAAGTGCAATTAAGATAATTTATCTATAACGACAATTCGAATAAAAAGTTATGACCTAAGTATAAACAACATGTTGAAAGCAACCGAACAACATCCCATCATTATATAAAGCGTTAAACATACAATTTTCTTCCCCCGTGTCAAACTTTGACATTCATAAAGGGTATTTTCATCCTCTTACTTTCAAattagccttttttttttcttttttccattcaaatgttctttttttttacaataaaacaTGATAAAAGATGAATGAACATGGATTAACaataaaactaacaaatttTTGAAGCCAAATGAATTTtactttgtttcaattttagtatattaaCTTGTTAACCCTAAAATATAGAAGTCATATTTGATTGAGGTCAAATATTTGTGAGAAGCATCAAAATACACAATTGTCTATTAATCCCTATTTttgatataaaaagaaatatccaAAATATCAGGGGTTTTAGGTAGCAATGTCTTACCATGAAGCCACGAAGATGGGAGCGCAATGAGGCAGCATAATAAAACCTCCATTTTTGcgcctttcttcttctctaccATTCACTTTTCCCAGTCTTAAAAACAAGGCGAACCTTCTTCTTACCCCCAATTGAGAATCGAAATTCGCCATGGGAGGCACAGGAAGGACTCTCCTTTCGCTTTCAGTCTCCACAAACCTCTTAATCAGTTCTCGTCTTTCACCTCCCAAATGTCTTCCCCTCCTCAAAATACCAAAACCCTTCAGAAATTTCTCAGGATTTAGGCCTATTTCCTCTGCTACCGCCGCCACAACCTCCACAGAATCCACGGAAACAATCCAGGTGATTGAACCCTTGAAGCATTCTCAACTGCTTGAGAGGCTGAGGACTAGACATCTCAAAGAATCTGCTCCTAAAACCAAGCCAACCAGAAATACTCTGTCCCAGTCTGTGGGAAGTGCGGAGGATGAAATGAAGAAGtctgaaaagaagaagaagaagttggatGAAAGTTTTGAAGAGTTGGGTTTGAATGAGGAGGTGATGGGGGCTGTGAGGGAGATGGGCATTCAGGTTCCTAGTGAGATTCAGTGCATTGGAATCCCAGCTGTTTTGGAAGGGAAGAGTGTGATTTTGGGTTCGCATACTGGCTCTGGTAAAACTCTGGCTTACTTGCTACCCCTTGTTCAGgtacttttagtttttcttattcaacagtATTTTTGTTGTGGGGTTCCCGTAAATATGTTGTAGACTAAACTATCTTCTAATATTTGGAGCCTGGTAGTGGCTGTGGTATTTGTTTCGTGTTGTCACTGTACAGTTCTACATTTagaaggattttttttctattaactaTCTCCTATCTTGTTACATTATTCTATGAATTGCCTGATTCCATCTTTGATGCAAATTGGtttgatctttttctttttcttttactctcCTTGTGTATAAGATCTTGGTATTGGCAGCGTAACCTATTGGATGAGGAAGTTTGTATATTGATTACTCTGTGTTATTTACTTGTTTTATAGTATCCCAGTCTACTAATTAAGTAGCATTTGCGATTTCTGATTTCTTGGTTTGTAGTTGCTGAGGCGAGATGAAGAATTGTTTGGTAGGTTAATGAAGCCTAGGCGTCCTCGAGCTGTTGTTCTATGTCCCACAAGGGAACTATCTGAACAGGTAGCTTTAGGTTGACTTGGTTTTATTACATTCTCTGctatataattttatacagTATCCTATTAACGTCAAATGATTACAATAGGTGTTTCGTGTATCAAAATCTATCAGTCATCATGCACGATTTAGGTCTACCATGGTAAGTGGTGGTGGTCGGCTAAGGCCACAAGAGGACTCATTAAGTAATCCAATAGACATGGTGGTGGGGACTCCTGGGAGAGTCCTTCAACATATTGAGGCTGGCAACATGGTGTATGGTGACATCAAATACTTGGTGCGGACCTAATATTGTGGTTTTGATTTTGCATTCAGTCCAGAATTATTTAAGTTCCCTGATATTGTTGTCAAGTATATATGTTGcattgattttgtaattttttcttcaaaatatatactatgCCATTGTGATTGTGATATGTCATTTTAGTAGGTGCTCGATGAGGCAGACACCATGTTTGATCATGGATTTGGACCCGACATCCGCAAGTTTA
Coding sequences within:
- the LOC101218133 gene encoding subtilisin-like protease SBT3.6 isoform X1 encodes the protein MANLNISLLFLFSISLNFHLSSTAMSSQSASIPLVSSFDSPAVHIVYTERPHNEEPEAYHIRTLVSVLGSEEAAREALVYSYKNAASGFSARLTPDQVTEITKQPGVLHVVQSGNNKLHSGGGGVARLH
- the LOC101218133 gene encoding subtilisin-like protease SBT3.6 isoform X2, yielding MSSQSASIPLVSSFDSPAVHIVYTERPHNEEPEAYHIRTLVSVLGSEEAAREALVYSYKNAASGFSARLTPDQVTEITKQPGVLHVVQSGNNKLHSGGGGVARLH